The following coding sequences lie in one Streptomyces xiamenensis genomic window:
- a CDS encoding DUF4191 domain-containing protein: MARKDKEQDSENPGRLKQIALTYKMTKRVDRWIGLVISAVGLGTFGVILGIGFLIGHPIYLGILGFLVALLTTAIVFGRRAERAAFSQMEGQPGAAAAVLENLRRGFVFTPAVAINRQQDVVHRAVGKCGVVLVGEGNPNRVKTLMAAEKRRMNRVVSEVPVHDVLVGTGEDQVPLKKLRSKVMKFPRVLPGHRVTEVNDRLRAMGDLMSNMPLPKGPMPKGMKLPKGGPQQRRGR; the protein is encoded by the coding sequence ATGGCGCGGAAGGACAAGGAACAAGATTCCGAGAACCCAGGGCGGCTCAAGCAGATCGCTCTGACGTACAAGATGACCAAGCGGGTCGATCGGTGGATCGGCCTGGTCATCTCTGCAGTCGGCCTGGGCACCTTCGGTGTGATCCTTGGCATCGGCTTTCTGATCGGTCACCCGATCTATCTGGGCATCCTGGGCTTCCTGGTCGCTTTGCTGACCACGGCCATCGTCTTCGGGCGGCGGGCCGAACGGGCGGCTTTCAGCCAGATGGAGGGGCAGCCGGGAGCGGCCGCCGCCGTGCTGGAGAACCTGCGGCGCGGCTTCGTGTTCACCCCGGCGGTGGCGATCAACCGCCAGCAGGACGTGGTGCACCGGGCGGTCGGCAAGTGCGGCGTGGTGCTGGTCGGCGAGGGCAACCCGAACCGGGTGAAGACGCTCATGGCCGCCGAGAAGCGCCGGATGAACCGGGTGGTCTCGGAGGTGCCGGTGCACGACGTGCTCGTCGGCACCGGCGAGGACCAGGTGCCGCTGAAGAAGCTGCGGAGCAAGGTCATGAAGTTCCCGCGGGTGCTGCCGGGCCACCGGGTCACCGAGGTGAACGACCGGCTGCGCGCGATGGGCGACCTGATGAGCAACATGCCGCTGCCGAAGGGCCCGATGCCCAAGGGTATGAAGCTGCCGAAGGGCGGCCCGCAGCAGCGCAGGGGGCGCTGA
- a CDS encoding DUF4240 domain-containing protein, translating to MDETDFWEIVDAAREGAEGDPVVTADLIVERLSDLDPESVTDFARHFEARFNRAYRWDLWGAAWVILDGASDDCFENFRCWLIAQGRHVFEGALHDPDTLAELLPQDFDPEQDGEAEEVGYAAYDAYERLTGVELPELGFEEPPEEPEGSPVDFEDSGVLATAYPRLWARFRA from the coding sequence ATGGACGAAACGGATTTCTGGGAGATCGTCGACGCCGCCCGGGAAGGGGCGGAGGGCGACCCGGTGGTGACCGCCGACCTCATCGTCGAACGTCTGAGCGATCTCGATCCGGAATCCGTCACCGACTTCGCCCGCCACTTCGAGGCCCGCTTCAACCGCGCCTACCGCTGGGACCTGTGGGGCGCCGCCTGGGTGATCCTGGACGGCGCCAGCGACGACTGCTTCGAGAACTTCCGCTGCTGGCTCATCGCCCAGGGCCGGCACGTCTTCGAGGGCGCGCTGCACGACCCCGACACGCTCGCCGAACTGCTTCCCCAGGATTTCGACCCCGAACAGGACGGCGAGGCGGAGGAGGTCGGCTACGCGGCGTACGACGCCTACGAGCGGCTGACCGGCGTCGAACTGCCCGAACTCGGCTTCGAGGAACCACCGGAGGAACCCGAGGGCTCACCGGTGGATTTCGAGGACTCCGGCGTGCTGGCCACGGCCTACCCCCGATTGTGGGCCCGCTTCCGCGCTTAG
- a CDS encoding purple acid phosphatase family protein: MTANTARWTMASTRTKVAVLGGATLLASGVLAGPLAFGDSPTDPTPHPAAEIHKPSPMPDRVMLTPTTTPATSQNVTWRAEAPAGSSQAQILKAPRGLGDVKPAAGEVTTVKAGPATPVNTNLGYASTYHTVSFSDLEPDTRYTYRVGDGVNWSAWTDFTTAAESLEPFSFIYYGDAQNYIDSAVPRVFRQAFADRPEAKMIVNAGDLINSPNSEEEWGQWYQAGGFIDGQVNNFSVTGNHEYSSGRLSAFWRPQFPYPDNGPGNEELKQTVYTVDYQGVRFIGLDSNFQGNAELMAAQTAWLEGLLSDNPNQWTVVTFHHPVYAMTGTRNNVNVRNQWGPLFEEYGVDLVLQGHDHAYGRGNQVANRDSVTVHNGVTYAVSVSGGKMYDLNNGANWTDNGAELIRQGENAQLYQMIDVTGDTIRYESRFANGEHNDGFLIRKNADGERTVNEIRTEENTTGEQVTVDRTTARKGDKVQVSAFGYDPRERVEIRLRTVDGKDKERVIATVEADEIGRLSYSLKLPSWVKKDTSYEVYLTSENQRIDSPSIAITK; encoded by the coding sequence GTGACTGCCAACACCGCACGCTGGACCATGGCGTCCACGCGTACCAAGGTCGCCGTGCTCGGCGGCGCCACGCTGCTCGCCAGCGGCGTGCTCGCCGGCCCGCTGGCCTTCGGTGACTCTCCGACCGATCCCACGCCCCACCCGGCGGCGGAGATCCACAAGCCTTCCCCGATGCCCGACCGCGTCATGCTGACGCCCACCACCACCCCGGCGACCAGCCAGAACGTCACCTGGCGGGCGGAGGCACCGGCCGGTTCGTCCCAGGCCCAGATCCTCAAGGCCCCGCGCGGCCTGGGCGATGTGAAGCCCGCCGCCGGCGAGGTCACCACGGTGAAGGCCGGCCCCGCCACCCCGGTCAACACCAACCTGGGCTACGCCTCCACGTACCACACCGTCTCCTTCTCCGACCTGGAGCCGGACACCCGCTACACCTACCGGGTCGGGGACGGCGTCAACTGGAGCGCGTGGACCGACTTCACCACCGCGGCCGAGAGCCTGGAGCCGTTCTCCTTCATCTACTACGGCGACGCGCAGAACTACATCGATTCTGCCGTTCCCCGGGTCTTCCGCCAGGCGTTCGCCGACCGGCCCGAGGCGAAGATGATCGTCAACGCCGGTGACCTCATCAACTCCCCCAACTCCGAGGAGGAGTGGGGCCAGTGGTACCAGGCCGGCGGGTTCATCGACGGCCAGGTCAACAACTTCTCCGTCACCGGCAACCACGAGTACAGCAGCGGCCGGCTGTCCGCCTTCTGGCGCCCGCAGTTCCCCTACCCCGACAACGGCCCGGGCAACGAGGAACTCAAGCAGACCGTCTATACGGTGGACTACCAGGGCGTGCGCTTCATCGGCCTGGACTCCAACTTCCAGGGCAACGCCGAGCTGATGGCCGCGCAGACCGCGTGGCTGGAGGGGCTGCTCAGCGACAACCCCAACCAGTGGACGGTGGTCACCTTCCACCACCCCGTCTACGCCATGACCGGCACCCGCAACAACGTCAACGTGCGTAACCAGTGGGGCCCGCTGTTCGAGGAGTACGGCGTGGACCTGGTGCTCCAGGGCCACGACCACGCCTACGGGCGCGGCAACCAGGTCGCCAACCGCGACTCGGTCACCGTCCACAACGGCGTCACGTACGCGGTCTCCGTCTCCGGCGGCAAGATGTACGACCTCAACAACGGTGCCAACTGGACCGACAACGGCGCCGAACTCATACGCCAGGGCGAGAACGCGCAGCTCTACCAGATGATCGACGTCACCGGGGACACCATCCGGTACGAGTCGCGGTTCGCCAACGGCGAGCACAACGACGGCTTCCTCATCCGCAAGAACGCGGACGGCGAGCGCACCGTCAACGAGATCCGCACCGAGGAGAACACCACCGGCGAGCAGGTCACCGTCGACCGGACCACCGCCCGCAAGGGCGACAAGGTCCAGGTGTCGGCGTTCGGCTACGACCCGCGCGAGCGCGTCGAGATCCGGCTGCGGACGGTGGACGGCAAGGACAAGGAACGGGTCATCGCCACGGTCGAGGCCGATGAGATCGGCCGCCTGTCGTACTCCCTGAAGCTGCCGAGCTGGGTGAAGAAGGACACCTCCTACGAGGTCTACCTCACCAGCGAGAACCAGCGGATCGACAGCCCGTCGATCGCCATCACCAAGTAG
- a CDS encoding SDR family oxidoreductase — protein MSDLETRTAPLAGKIALVAGATRGAGRAMAVELGRAGATVYATGRTTRAAVSEVGRATETIEETAELITAAGADSGSGGTGIAVPTDHLVPEQVAALTGRIDREQGRLDILVNDVWGGDHLLDVHATPPMWEIGLEQGLRMLRLGVESHIVTSHYALPLLARNRGGLVIEVTDGTAESNRDYRLNFFYDLAKNAPIRMAYNLGEDLKKYGCTAVCVTPGFLRSEAMLDTHFKVTEENWREGIEREPAFAIAESPTYIGRGIAALAADPERARWNGASLSSGDLAKEYGVTDTDGSQPDAWPFIKALAEGKQPDAADYR, from the coding sequence GTGTCAGACCTGGAAACACGGACCGCACCCCTCGCCGGGAAGATCGCCCTGGTCGCCGGAGCCACCCGGGGCGCCGGCCGGGCGATGGCCGTCGAACTCGGCCGGGCGGGCGCCACCGTCTACGCCACCGGTCGCACCACCCGGGCCGCGGTCAGTGAGGTCGGCCGGGCCACCGAGACCATCGAGGAGACCGCCGAACTCATCACGGCGGCCGGCGCGGACAGCGGCAGCGGCGGTACGGGCATCGCCGTACCCACCGACCACCTCGTACCCGAGCAGGTGGCCGCCCTCACCGGGCGCATCGACCGCGAGCAGGGTCGGCTGGACATCCTGGTGAACGACGTCTGGGGCGGCGACCACCTCCTGGACGTCCACGCCACCCCCCCGATGTGGGAGATCGGCCTGGAGCAGGGCCTGCGGATGCTCCGGCTGGGCGTGGAGAGCCACATCGTCACCAGTCACTACGCGCTCCCGCTGCTGGCCCGCAACCGGGGCGGCCTGGTGATCGAGGTGACGGACGGCACGGCGGAGTCCAACCGCGACTACCGGCTGAACTTCTTCTACGACCTGGCCAAGAACGCCCCCATCCGGATGGCGTACAACCTCGGCGAGGACCTGAAGAAGTACGGCTGCACCGCCGTCTGTGTCACCCCCGGCTTCCTGCGCTCGGAGGCGATGCTGGACACCCACTTCAAGGTCACCGAGGAGAACTGGCGCGAGGGCATCGAGCGGGAACCGGCCTTCGCCATCGCCGAATCGCCCACCTACATCGGCCGCGGCATCGCCGCGCTGGCCGCCGACCCCGAGCGGGCGCGCTGGAACGGCGCCTCGCTGAGCAGCGGTGATCTGGCCAAGGAGTACGGGGTCACCGACACCGACGGCTCCCAGCCGGACGCCTGGCCGTTCATCAAAGCCCTGGCGGAGGGGAAGCAGCCGGACGCGGCCGACTACCGCTGA
- the lipB gene encoding lipoyl(octanoyl) transferase LipB encodes MSELRFVHLGFGDEAVEYHAAWQEQRRVHTARFADEVPDTCLLLEHQSVYTAGRRTEDSERPLDGTPVIDIDRGGKITWHGPGQLVGYPILKLPRPVDVIAHVRRLEEAVIRTCAEFGLETTRVEGRSGVWVLGDSVPAPASVTGGLRLDFDPRLNDEEFDPRLAGPQYAPSNAGQRGEDRKLCAIGIRVAKGVTMHGFSLNCDPDNTSYDRIVPCGIRDAGVTSLSQELGRRVPVAEVLPVVEKHLRAVLEDTVPLPRAV; translated from the coding sequence GTGAGTGAGCTGCGCTTTGTCCATCTGGGCTTCGGGGACGAAGCCGTCGAGTATCACGCGGCCTGGCAGGAGCAGCGGCGGGTGCACACCGCGCGCTTCGCCGACGAGGTTCCCGACACCTGTCTGCTGTTGGAGCACCAGTCGGTGTACACGGCGGGGCGGCGTACCGAGGACAGTGAACGGCCCCTGGACGGCACTCCGGTCATCGACATCGACCGGGGCGGGAAGATCACCTGGCACGGCCCCGGGCAGCTGGTGGGGTATCCGATCCTGAAGCTGCCGCGCCCGGTGGACGTGATCGCGCACGTGCGGCGGCTGGAGGAGGCGGTGATCCGCACCTGTGCGGAGTTCGGCCTGGAGACCACGCGGGTGGAGGGCCGCAGCGGGGTGTGGGTCCTGGGGGACTCGGTGCCCGCGCCGGCGTCCGTGACCGGAGGGCTCAGGCTCGACTTCGATCCGCGGCTGAACGACGAGGAGTTCGATCCCCGGCTGGCCGGCCCCCAGTACGCGCCGTCGAACGCGGGGCAGCGCGGCGAGGACCGCAAGCTGTGCGCGATCGGCATCCGGGTGGCCAAGGGCGTCACGATGCACGGCTTCTCGCTGAACTGCGACCCGGACAACACCTCGTACGACCGGATCGTGCCGTGCGGCATCCGGGACGCGGGTGTGACATCGCTCTCCCAGGAGCTGGGGCGGCGGGTGCCGGTGGCGGAGGTGCTGCCCGTGGTGGAGAAGCATCTGCGGGCGGTTCTGGAGGACACGGTCCCCCTCCCCCGCGCGGTCTGA
- a CDS encoding regulator — MSTERPGGTPSVPPPAHAPRAVAPGSTPPPAPPPSGQRTPNRQLAALIAEAGFSHAGLARRVDQLGLEHGLDLRYDKTSVTRWLRGQRPRGTTPALIAEVFTRRLGRRLSAQDLGLEACAPVYAGLEFAATPAEAVDIVAGLWRKDSGSYAELRKIAFTPAGLVVPSRDWLIGRPDDRVARGDPPDPVGGITGLPSLAGLTAHPRVPEQTRHRAASAVAANRAGAGGGTDRVERGPGQRVTGGDIAALRSVAELFRALDNAYGGGHARQALVRYLEHELEPMLRGTYGEQTGRRLFSAAADLTRLAGWTAYDIAAHGLAQRYFVQALRLAQAAGDRSYGSYVLVSMSRQAVYLGHGREAVQLARVAQQGMASSVPPAVQALLHAVEARGHGLLGEVRACSAALARAERALEAARPGEEVPTWARFFDEAQLADEFAHCHRDLQQYRTSARYAERSLQLRANGYARSRLFCRVVLATAKLGLGDVDHACALAVEAAQQATDMRSARAHEYLQDFERRLDPYRDSLAVRGYREKVAALT, encoded by the coding sequence ATGTCCACGGAACGACCCGGAGGGACCCCCTCCGTACCCCCACCCGCGCACGCCCCACGGGCCGTCGCGCCCGGCAGCACGCCGCCGCCGGCCCCGCCTCCCTCCGGGCAGCGCACCCCCAACCGGCAACTGGCCGCCCTGATCGCCGAAGCCGGCTTCTCGCACGCCGGTCTCGCCCGCCGCGTCGACCAGCTCGGCCTCGAACACGGGCTTGATCTGCGGTACGACAAGACCTCCGTCACCCGCTGGCTGCGCGGCCAGCGACCGCGCGGCACCACGCCCGCGCTGATCGCCGAGGTCTTCACCCGCCGCCTCGGCCGCCGGCTCTCCGCCCAGGACCTCGGTCTGGAGGCCTGCGCGCCCGTGTACGCGGGGCTCGAGTTCGCCGCGACCCCCGCCGAGGCCGTCGACATCGTCGCCGGCCTGTGGCGCAAGGACTCCGGCAGCTACGCCGAGCTGCGCAAGATCGCCTTCACCCCGGCGGGGCTCGTGGTGCCCAGCCGTGACTGGCTCATCGGGCGCCCGGACGACCGGGTGGCGCGCGGCGACCCGCCGGACCCGGTGGGCGGCATCACCGGACTGCCCAGCCTGGCCGGGCTCACCGCGCACCCCCGGGTGCCCGAACAGACCCGGCACCGCGCCGCCAGCGCCGTCGCCGCGAACCGTGCCGGGGCGGGAGGCGGCACCGACCGCGTCGAACGCGGCCCCGGGCAGCGCGTCACCGGCGGCGACATCGCGGCCCTGCGGTCGGTCGCCGAGCTGTTCCGCGCGCTCGACAACGCCTACGGCGGCGGCCACGCCCGGCAGGCGCTGGTGCGGTACCTGGAACACGAGCTGGAGCCGATGCTGCGCGGCACCTACGGGGAGCAGACCGGCCGCCGGCTGTTCTCCGCCGCCGCCGACCTGACCCGGCTGGCCGGCTGGACGGCGTACGACATCGCCGCCCACGGCCTCGCCCAGCGGTACTTCGTCCAGGCGCTGCGGCTGGCCCAGGCCGCCGGGGACCGCTCGTACGGCAGCTATGTCCTGGTGTCGATGAGCCGGCAGGCCGTCTACCTGGGGCACGGGCGCGAAGCGGTGCAGCTGGCGCGGGTCGCCCAGCAGGGCATGGCCAGCTCCGTACCACCGGCCGTCCAGGCGCTGCTGCACGCGGTCGAGGCGCGCGGGCACGGACTGCTGGGGGAGGTGCGGGCCTGCTCGGCGGCGCTCGCCAGGGCGGAGCGCGCCCTGGAGGCGGCCAGGCCGGGGGAGGAGGTGCCCACCTGGGCGCGGTTCTTCGACGAGGCGCAGCTGGCGGACGAGTTCGCGCACTGTCACCGCGACCTCCAGCAGTACCGGACCTCGGCGCGCTACGCGGAACGCTCCCTGCAACTGCGGGCCAACGGCTACGCGCGCAGCCGGCTGTTCTGCCGGGTGGTGCTGGCCACGGCGAAACTGGGCCTGGGCGACGTGGACCACGCGTGCGCCCTGGCGGTCGAGGCCGCCCAGCAGGCGACCGACATGCGCTCGGCGCGGGCGCACGAGTACCTCCAGGACTTCGAACGGCGCCTGGACCCCTACCGCGACTCGCTCGCGGTGCGGGGCTACCGGGAGAAGGTGGCCGCCCTGACCTGA
- a CDS encoding TIGR01777 family oxidoreductase — MAAMPKRSQRPAATPRPRIAVTGSSGLIGTALTSALRADGTDVVRLVRRPPGAADERWWDPSGRQQESTAASIAGCEAVVHLAGAGVGDHRWTARYKQEIRDSRVLGTAAIAAAIASLPEADRPRTLVCGSAIGWYGDTGTDPVDEDAPAGSGFLADVCREWEAAAVPAAEAGVRTVYARTGLVVARSGGAWGRLFPLFKAGLGGRLGDGNQFWSAISLADHIAALRFLLAEEPGLSGPVNLTGPHPVTNREATRVMGEVLHRPTVFTAPAPLLRVALGQFSEDVLGSQRVLPRRLLEAGFTFTHPTVEDAVRAALANES; from the coding sequence ATGGCCGCCATGCCCAAGCGATCACAGCGACCCGCCGCCACCCCCCGCCCCCGTATCGCCGTCACCGGCTCCTCCGGTCTGATCGGCACCGCCCTCACTTCCGCCCTGCGCGCGGACGGCACCGACGTCGTACGGCTGGTGCGCCGCCCGCCCGGCGCGGCGGACGAGCGGTGGTGGGACCCCAGCGGCCGGCAGCAGGAGAGCACCGCCGCCTCCATCGCCGGCTGCGAGGCCGTGGTGCACCTGGCCGGGGCCGGGGTCGGCGACCACCGCTGGACCGCCCGCTACAAGCAGGAGATCCGGGACAGCCGTGTCCTGGGCACCGCCGCGATCGCCGCCGCCATCGCCTCGCTGCCCGAGGCGGACCGGCCCCGGACGCTGGTGTGCGGCAGCGCGATCGGCTGGTACGGGGACACCGGCACCGATCCGGTGGACGAGGACGCCCCGGCGGGCAGCGGCTTCCTGGCGGACGTCTGCCGCGAGTGGGAGGCGGCGGCCGTGCCGGCGGCCGAGGCCGGGGTCCGTACGGTGTACGCGCGCACCGGCCTGGTGGTGGCCCGCTCGGGCGGGGCGTGGGGAAGGCTGTTTCCGCTGTTCAAGGCGGGGCTCGGCGGGCGGCTCGGGGACGGCAACCAGTTCTGGAGCGCGATCTCGCTGGCCGACCACATCGCGGCGCTGCGCTTCCTGCTGGCCGAAGAGCCGGGCCTGTCCGGGCCGGTGAACCTGACCGGGCCGCATCCGGTCACCAACCGCGAGGCGACCCGGGTGATGGGCGAAGTGCTGCACCGGCCCACAGTGTTCACGGCTCCGGCGCCGCTGCTGCGGGTGGCGCTCGGCCAGTTCTCGGAGGATGTGCTGGGCAGCCAGCGGGTGCTGCCGCGCCGGCTGCTGGAGGCCGGCTTCACCTTCACGCACCCCACCGTGGAGGACGCGGTACGGGCCGCGCTCGCCAACGAAAGCTGA
- a CDS encoding RDD family protein, whose translation MGVDFGYRGERFGLPEHGPGSIASLGRRVAAICVDWALCALIAYGLLADGPSSLGNWTLLVFTVTGILTVGTLGSTPGKRLLGLRVVHLSGERLSFPRAAARTVLLALAVPALIWDRDSRGLHDRLTEAVQLRV comes from the coding sequence ATGGGGGTCGACTTCGGCTACCGGGGCGAGCGCTTCGGCCTCCCCGAGCACGGGCCGGGCTCCATCGCCTCGCTCGGCCGGCGGGTGGCGGCCATCTGTGTCGACTGGGCGCTGTGCGCCCTGATCGCATACGGTCTGCTCGCCGACGGCCCGAGCTCGCTGGGCAACTGGACCCTGCTGGTCTTCACCGTCACCGGCATCCTCACCGTCGGCACCCTGGGCTCCACCCCGGGCAAGCGGCTGCTGGGCCTGCGCGTCGTCCACCTCAGCGGGGAGCGGCTGAGCTTCCCGCGCGCCGCCGCCCGTACGGTCCTGCTCGCGCTCGCCGTCCCGGCCCTGATCTGGGACCGCGACAGCCGCGGGCTCCACGACCGGCTCACCGAGGCCGTACAGCTCCGCGTCTGA
- a CDS encoding FAD-dependent oxidoreductase — protein sequence MLSSRTQAVDSDVVVIGAGTAGLAAARRVRDAGLTVTVLEAADRIGGRMATASRDGFLLDRSSRLTAPGLPEEAVCRLTGGALLHGARGEVHRVGEAQGGGATTAADVAADDGRARRSRSLITAFDHSWLRANLARLGQLPDERLAARPELPVADALSARGIPARIAEGFLRPLLSALLHDPRLATSSRLGDLTLRSFAREGLALAAGGSGAHARGLAEGLPEDAVRTGVRVTSVSTSRVETERHGTVRCRAVVLATGAREAARLLPGLRVPRFRPVTVLHHAVPGPGPQTGPALLVDAVPERGPLSYSLVASAADPSRAPEGAALVTSVVLGPAAGEPAEILDKAARPQLTALYGTPAHEWRLLAAHHDPQAVPLNPPPYAGPRRTRLLDGLYICGDHRGADDPDTARTAVAALLEDFGRPVLSEPNTSAAA from the coding sequence GTGCTGAGCAGCCGAACGCAAGCAGTGGATTCCGACGTCGTCGTCATCGGGGCAGGTACGGCGGGTCTCGCCGCCGCCCGCAGAGTGCGGGACGCCGGGCTGACGGTGACGGTCCTGGAGGCGGCCGACCGGATCGGGGGCCGGATGGCCACCGCCTCCCGGGACGGCTTCCTCCTCGACCGGAGCAGCCGGCTGACGGCCCCGGGCCTGCCGGAGGAGGCGGTGTGCCGGCTGACGGGGGGCGCGCTGCTGCACGGGGCGCGGGGTGAGGTGCACCGGGTGGGTGAGGCGCAGGGCGGCGGCGCCACCACGGCGGCGGACGTGGCCGCCGACGACGGCCGGGCGCGGCGGAGCCGTTCGCTCATCACCGCGTTCGACCACTCGTGGCTGCGGGCCAACCTCGCCCGGCTCGGGCAGCTTCCCGACGAGCGGCTGGCGGCCCGGCCGGAGCTGCCGGTGGCGGACGCGCTGTCCGCGCGGGGCATACCGGCGCGGATCGCAGAAGGCTTTCTGCGTCCGCTGCTCTCGGCGCTGCTCCATGACCCGCGGCTCGCCACCTCCAGCCGGCTGGGCGATCTGACGCTGCGGTCCTTCGCCCGGGAGGGCCTGGCACTGGCGGCGGGCGGCTCCGGCGCCCACGCGCGCGGCCTGGCGGAAGGACTGCCGGAGGATGCCGTCCGCACCGGGGTACGCGTCACCTCCGTGTCCACCTCCCGGGTGGAGACGGAACGGCACGGGACCGTACGCTGCCGGGCCGTCGTCCTGGCCACCGGGGCGCGGGAGGCCGCGCGGCTGCTGCCGGGGCTGCGGGTGCCGCGGTTCCGGCCGGTGACGGTGCTGCACCACGCCGTCCCGGGGCCGGGGCCGCAGACCGGCCCGGCGCTGCTCGTCGACGCGGTGCCGGAGCGCGGGCCCCTCAGCTACTCGCTGGTCGCCTCGGCCGCCGACCCCTCCCGGGCGCCGGAGGGCGCGGCGCTGGTCACCTCGGTGGTGCTGGGGCCCGCGGCGGGCGAACCGGCCGAGATCCTGGACAAGGCAGCCCGCCCTCAGCTGACGGCGCTGTACGGGACCCCGGCCCATGAGTGGCGGCTGCTGGCCGCGCACCACGATCCGCAGGCCGTACCGCTGAACCCGCCCCCGTACGCGGGACCGCGCCGCACCCGGCTGCTGGACGGCCTGTACATCTGCGGCGACCACCGCGGGGCGGATGATCCGGACACGGCGCGGACGGCGGTCGCCGCCCTGCTGGAGGACTTCGGGCGGCCGGTGCTGAGCGAGCCGAACACCAGCGCCGCGGCCTGA
- the lipA gene encoding lipoyl synthase: MSAVAPDGRKMLRLEVRNSQTPIERKPEWIKTRATMGPEYKDLLGLVKREGLHTVCQEAGCPNIFECWEDREATFLIGGEQCTRRCDFCQIDTGKPAELDRDEPRRVAESVRQMELKYATITGVARDDLEDGGAWLYAETVRQIHTLLPGTGVELLIPDFNAVPEQLAEVFSSRPEVLAHNVETVPRIFKRIRPGFRYERSLEVITRAREAGLVTKSNLILGLGETREEVSDALRQMHDAGTELVTITQYLRPTPRHHPVERWVKPAEFVELQQEAEEIGYAGVMSGPLVRSSYRAGRLYRQALERREAASPAA; encoded by the coding sequence GTGTCCGCTGTCGCGCCCGACGGTCGTAAGATGCTGCGCCTTGAGGTCCGGAACAGCCAGACCCCGATCGAACGCAAGCCCGAGTGGATCAAGACCAGGGCCACGATGGGTCCTGAGTACAAGGACCTGCTGGGTCTGGTGAAGCGGGAGGGGCTGCACACGGTCTGCCAGGAGGCGGGCTGTCCCAACATCTTCGAATGCTGGGAGGACCGGGAGGCCACGTTCCTGATCGGGGGCGAGCAGTGCACCCGGCGCTGCGACTTCTGCCAGATCGACACCGGCAAGCCGGCCGAGCTCGACCGGGACGAGCCGCGCCGGGTGGCCGAGTCCGTCCGGCAGATGGAGCTGAAGTACGCCACCATCACCGGGGTCGCCCGTGACGACCTGGAGGACGGCGGGGCCTGGCTGTACGCGGAGACGGTCCGGCAGATCCACACGCTGCTCCCCGGCACCGGGGTGGAGCTGCTGATCCCGGACTTCAACGCGGTGCCCGAGCAGCTGGCCGAGGTGTTCTCCTCGCGGCCCGAGGTGCTGGCGCACAACGTGGAGACGGTGCCGAGGATCTTCAAGCGGATCCGGCCCGGCTTCCGTTACGAGCGGTCACTGGAAGTGATCACGCGGGCGCGCGAGGCGGGCCTGGTCACCAAGTCCAACCTGATCCTGGGCCTGGGCGAGACCCGCGAGGAGGTCAGCGACGCGCTGCGCCAGATGCACGACGCGGGCACCGAGCTGGTCACGATCACCCAGTACCTGCGGCCCACGCCGCGGCACCACCCCGTGGAGCGCTGGGTGAAGCCGGCGGAGTTCGTGGAGCTCCAGCAGGAGGCCGAGGAGATCGGCTACGCGGGGGTCATGTCCGGCCCGCTGGTGCGTTCGTCGTACCGGGCGGGGCGGCTGTACCGGCAGGCGCTGGAGCGGCGCGAGGCGGCGTCCCCGGCGGCCTGA